In Acidobacteriota bacterium, a genomic segment contains:
- a CDS encoding phage portal protein, with protein sequence MARLTGDGGLLTPLVVSDIVHGLIRFGNSYHLLRAGDGGLFFDRAQCVGINGSPRSWRYQLDIAGPDTSEQLTATPDDVLHVRQHAPLRRPWEGRSSLDEAASTGTLARALEHGLGHEAAVGVGRILTHPTGMDDKTFDRIAGQIAATLDAPRRIGLVETTRQGHGVGASSAPAKDLVPERLGPEPMPATVSLFAQVYRAVMMLHGIPPAIAHLDGTQTGQALREGVRILKTHTLMALARLIEQEASRLLRRRVVIDLDLLDTPDVSHRAMALSRLVVSGMSIADAREAVGL encoded by the coding sequence GTGGCGCGTCTGACGGGCGATGGTGGGCTGTTGACGCCGCTTGTCGTGTCGGACATCGTGCATGGTTTGATCCGGTTCGGTAACAGTTACCACTTGCTACGGGCCGGGGACGGCGGTCTGTTCTTCGACCGTGCGCAGTGTGTTGGCATCAACGGTAGTCCCCGGTCGTGGCGCTACCAGCTTGACATCGCCGGTCCCGACACGTCCGAGCAGTTGACCGCGACACCGGATGACGTGCTGCACGTCCGCCAGCATGCGCCCCTGCGTCGTCCCTGGGAAGGTCGGTCGTCCTTGGACGAGGCAGCGTCCACAGGGACGCTAGCGCGCGCCCTGGAGCATGGTCTAGGTCATGAAGCGGCAGTAGGTGTCGGACGCATCTTGACGCACCCGACCGGGATGGACGACAAGACCTTCGACCGCATCGCCGGTCAGATTGCGGCGACGTTAGACGCACCCCGCCGCATCGGACTTGTTGAAACGACCCGACAAGGTCACGGCGTCGGCGCAAGCTCGGCCCCGGCCAAGGACCTAGTCCCCGAACGACTTGGACCCGAACCCATGCCCGCTACCGTGTCCCTGTTTGCCCAAGTGTATCGGGCGGTCATGATGTTGCACGGCATCCCCCCGGCAATCGCACACTTGGACGGGACACAGACGGGACAAGCGTTACGCGAAGGGGTCCGCATCCTAAAGACGCATACCCTGATGGCGCTGGCGCGTCTTATCGAGCAGGAAGCGTCCCGGTTGCTTCGTCGTCGGGTCGTCATCGACCTTGACCTTCTCGACACGCCGGACGTGTCGCACCGGGCCATGGCCCTTTCTCGCTTGGTGGTATCGGGGATGTCCATAGCGGACGCACGGGAGGCGGTCGGACTATGA
- a CDS encoding carboxypeptidase regulatory-like domain-containing protein has product MVSRTFSGARPKMRTVIACFVVVVLVACGDGAPSSPTSPTSPTSPTTPGYALSGTVRDSRPDGPLIAGATVRLDNGRSTTADPDGRYRFPSVSGAVVVTGSSLHHVPASVTVTMDQDRTVDFQLDHTGIPPFDGTVFISPQLITTSDPSSLVDVTYTGRGMRDVFDRRVDRWITVDAYLFDARYTWGNVEFQVNPEFGSVDAARNEVDTYAHPLGRLPAFMMTNAREVEINDGVELFGGNPNGSFLVHTGQGQRYIDDGFLEEVLFHEAAHVSLDTKHADASGWTAAQTADGVFISTYARDNPGREDVAESILPYYALRMSGRLRDTDQTAILVAIPNRLEYFDRQGFAP; this is encoded by the coding sequence ATGGTGTCCCGGACATTTTCAGGAGCAAGACCCAAAATGCGAACAGTCATCGCCTGTTTTGTAGTGGTGGTGCTCGTTGCCTGTGGTGACGGTGCGCCGTCGTCCCCGACCAGCCCGACCAGCCCGACCAGCCCCACCACCCCCGGATATGCCCTGTCCGGCACGGTGCGCGACAGTCGTCCAGATGGCCCCTTGATCGCCGGTGCGACCGTCCGTCTTGACAACGGGCGATCGACCACTGCCGACCCTGACGGCCGTTACAGGTTCCCAAGTGTGTCCGGTGCTGTTGTCGTTACGGGGTCCAGTCTGCACCATGTCCCCGCATCGGTCACGGTCACGATGGACCAAGATCGGACGGTGGACTTCCAGCTAGACCACACGGGCATCCCGCCCTTTGATGGGACCGTGTTTATATCACCCCAACTGATCACTACCTCTGACCCGTCATCCTTGGTGGACGTGACATATACCGGCCGCGGCATGCGCGATGTCTTCGACCGTCGGGTTGACCGGTGGATCACGGTTGATGCCTACCTGTTTGACGCGCGGTATACCTGGGGTAATGTCGAGTTTCAGGTAAACCCCGAGTTCGGTAGCGTAGATGCGGCCCGTAATGAGGTCGATACTTACGCACACCCGCTCGGACGACTACCGGCGTTTATGATGACCAATGCCCGGGAAGTCGAAATCAACGACGGTGTCGAGCTGTTTGGTGGTAACCCTAACGGGTCCTTTCTGGTCCATACCGGACAAGGTCAACGGTATATCGATGACGGGTTTCTGGAGGAGGTGCTGTTTCACGAAGCGGCCCACGTGTCGCTAGACACCAAGCATGCAGATGCTTCGGGTTGGACTGCGGCACAAACTGCCGACGGTGTCTTTATATCGACGTATGCCCGTGACAATCCGGGTCGGGAAGACGTGGCCGAAAGCATCCTACCTTACTACGCACTGCGGATGTCCGGGCGGTTGAGGGATACTGACCAAACTGCCATCCTGGTAGCGATCCCCAACCGGCTCGAATACTTTGACCGGCAGGGCTTTGCACCTTGA
- a CDS encoding S8 family peptidase encodes MQRMAEFPLLPIPTPVPDQRPAGPRGANDLRLPTRARQGERLQPVFQRLRDVFDGDRDPVTLREDPAGIAPERAIVLEVAGAIADFQGAAQRIPGLEYLGDEEAEFETDTDFAVRDTRRGRDGQVRDDKPVVGRLYLAMPDTRALQELLRLWDRYQAGERAGRGFGPWFDLFDRLRQLRAWGPLDRVPESTIEWLADELEARTDPVRVEVELWSYRSTDRQQQSSVRFEQAVRAVGGEYLHRASIPEIAYEAALVNLPAAEVLRLRQRDQSPLTVCDDVMLVRPQSTAQFPTAVDTLGAGGTVEPAPTADTPPIAALFDGVPVLGHRLLDGRVTFDDPDDLDALSIVTERRHGTEMASLILHGDRNRDEPPLQRPLYVRPVLYAPGGGLTERTQGNRLLIDTIHRAVLRMKEGDSEGPATAPEVFLVNLSLGDEKRPFSGPMSPWGRLLDHLADRFGILFLVSAGNILDPLEVPAFNGMLDLEQATPGERERAIFEALEQQRSQRTLFSPAEALNVITVGAWNEDAVATTNGSNLVYAPYEGAPGPNITSALGLGHRKVIKPDIFMPGGRELFSIVSAGAGLRVRSAVPGQFFGLKTAIPDADGQLDQEGLTAGTSAATALATRAAHRLFDALMDEENGAILADVPSEYYGVVVKALLAHRAQWGAKGPLLEQLYGPHGQGQYVPRRDNIARVLGYGRPRVEEAMTCAANRATLVGHGTVTPDGSATLYRVPLPASLERVTEPRSITLTLAWFSPVNVRHRAYRRAKLELQPLDLATSAGVSRLPEQPSDKSVPRGSLFHARYRGDRAVAFVDDGHMQCRVFCRQQGGALDQPIRYGLAVTIEAGEGVPVYQEIRQRLGIQPLVTANAQ; translated from the coding sequence ATGCAACGGATGGCGGAGTTCCCGCTACTACCGATCCCCACCCCGGTTCCTGATCAACGTCCGGCGGGACCAAGAGGCGCAAACGACCTGCGCCTGCCGACGCGAGCGCGCCAAGGCGAGCGGCTCCAACCGGTCTTTCAGCGTCTTCGGGACGTATTTGACGGGGATCGCGATCCGGTAACCCTGCGTGAGGATCCCGCCGGCATCGCGCCGGAGCGCGCGATCGTGCTGGAGGTCGCAGGCGCGATCGCCGACTTTCAGGGAGCCGCGCAACGCATTCCCGGGCTCGAATACCTCGGTGACGAAGAGGCGGAGTTCGAAACGGACACGGACTTCGCCGTACGCGACACCCGGAGGGGCCGGGACGGCCAAGTTCGTGACGACAAGCCGGTCGTCGGCCGGCTCTACCTGGCGATGCCGGACACCAGAGCGCTCCAGGAACTGCTGCGGCTCTGGGATCGGTACCAGGCCGGGGAGCGTGCAGGTCGCGGCTTCGGCCCCTGGTTCGATCTGTTCGACCGCCTGCGTCAGCTTCGTGCGTGGGGACCACTGGACCGCGTTCCCGAAAGCACCATTGAGTGGCTCGCCGACGAACTGGAAGCCCGCACGGATCCCGTCCGTGTCGAAGTCGAGCTCTGGAGCTACCGGAGCACGGACCGCCAGCAACAGTCGTCCGTCCGTTTCGAACAGGCGGTCCGTGCGGTCGGAGGTGAGTATCTCCACCGGGCGTCGATCCCGGAGATTGCGTACGAGGCCGCCCTCGTCAACCTGCCGGCTGCGGAGGTTCTGCGCCTGCGACAACGCGACCAATCGCCGCTCACCGTCTGTGATGACGTCATGCTCGTCCGACCCCAATCGACCGCGCAGTTTCCCACCGCCGTCGACACCCTTGGCGCCGGTGGGACGGTCGAGCCCGCACCCACCGCGGACACACCGCCGATCGCCGCCCTGTTCGACGGCGTGCCCGTACTGGGACATCGCCTCCTGGACGGTCGCGTCACGTTCGACGACCCGGACGATCTCGACGCACTCAGTATCGTCACCGAGCGGCGCCATGGCACCGAAATGGCGTCACTGATCCTTCACGGGGACCGCAATCGCGACGAGCCGCCGTTGCAACGCCCGCTCTACGTGCGGCCCGTCCTCTATGCCCCCGGAGGTGGCCTCACCGAACGGACGCAGGGGAACCGTCTGCTGATCGACACGATCCATCGGGCGGTACTGCGGATGAAGGAGGGAGACTCTGAAGGCCCCGCCACGGCGCCGGAGGTCTTTCTCGTCAACCTCTCGCTCGGGGACGAGAAACGCCCGTTTTCAGGACCGATGAGCCCTTGGGGCCGCCTCCTCGACCACCTCGCGGACCGGTTCGGCATCCTGTTCCTGGTCAGCGCCGGCAACATCCTCGATCCCCTGGAAGTCCCCGCGTTCAACGGGATGCTCGACCTGGAGCAGGCCACGCCTGGCGAGCGTGAGCGGGCCATCTTCGAGGCCCTGGAACAGCAACGATCTCAGCGCACCCTGTTCTCGCCGGCGGAAGCATTGAACGTGATCACCGTCGGTGCCTGGAATGAAGACGCCGTAGCCACCACCAACGGCTCGAATCTCGTGTACGCGCCGTACGAAGGCGCCCCCGGACCGAACATCACGTCCGCCCTGGGGCTTGGACATCGCAAGGTCATAAAGCCCGACATATTCATGCCTGGCGGGCGGGAGTTGTTCAGTATCGTCAGCGCGGGCGCGGGATTGCGCGTTCGATCCGCGGTGCCAGGCCAGTTCTTCGGGCTGAAAACCGCCATCCCGGATGCGGACGGGCAACTCGACCAGGAGGGATTGACCGCCGGGACGAGTGCCGCCACGGCCCTCGCGACGCGCGCTGCCCATCGGCTGTTCGACGCGCTGATGGATGAAGAGAACGGCGCGATCCTGGCTGATGTTCCCTCCGAATACTATGGCGTGGTCGTCAAAGCCCTGCTTGCCCACCGCGCCCAGTGGGGTGCGAAAGGGCCCCTGCTCGAGCAGCTCTACGGGCCCCACGGTCAGGGACAATACGTTCCGCGCAGGGACAACATCGCGCGCGTTCTGGGCTACGGCCGGCCCCGCGTCGAGGAGGCGATGACGTGCGCGGCGAACCGGGCGACTCTGGTTGGCCACGGGACGGTCACCCCTGACGGCTCCGCGACCCTGTATCGGGTACCGCTCCCGGCCAGCCTCGAACGTGTCACCGAGCCTCGCTCGATTACGCTGACGCTCGCGTGGTTCTCTCCCGTCAATGTCCGGCATCGCGCATACCGCCGAGCGAAGCTGGAACTCCAGCCGCTCGACCTCGCGACGAGCGCCGGCGTCAGCCGCCTCCCGGAGCAGCCGTCCGACAAGTCCGTGCCGCGCGGATCACTGTTTCACGCCCGGTACCGCGGCGACAGAGCGGTGGCGTTCGTTGATGACGGGCACATGCAGTGCCGCGTGTTCTGTCGACAGCAGGGCGGCGCACTCGACCAGCCGATCAGGTACGGGTTGGCAGTCACTATCGAAGCCGGCGAGGGCGTGCCTGTCTACCAGGAAATCCGCCAGCGCCTCGGAATACAGCCGCTGGTGACAGCCAACGCCCAGTAG
- a CDS encoding ATP-binding protein has translation MARSDLLVSLVKAGSSGDRARARSVTEAIIAEERAKRHNVLADRLTDALRVNGSSAGAPTFIGPGRPHRQFVIELTPRKGLADLVLTDLVRRTCEELIEEQHRASVLRAHALEPRHRILLVGPPGNGKTSLAEAIAEALATPFFVVRYEALIGSFLGETASRLKRVFDYARTTPCVLFFDEFDAVGKERGDVHETGEIKRVVSSLLMQVDDLPSYTVVVAATNHAELLDRAAWRRFQVRLALDAPTRADLTAYLARFANSLDEPLGRTPATIAKSLGAVSYAEAEEFCRDVRRHLVLAMGAKPLRAIVAERLKLWRERLRASANGDATDGGVPATTDPHPGS, from the coding sequence ATGGCACGGAGCGACCTCCTGGTTTCGCTCGTGAAGGCGGGATCAAGCGGCGACAGGGCGCGGGCGCGTTCCGTGACCGAGGCGATCATCGCCGAGGAACGGGCGAAGCGCCACAACGTGCTGGCGGACCGGCTGACCGACGCCCTGCGGGTCAACGGCAGCAGCGCCGGCGCGCCGACCTTCATCGGTCCTGGTCGACCGCACCGGCAGTTCGTGATCGAGTTGACGCCCCGCAAGGGGCTCGCCGATCTCGTTCTGACCGACCTTGTCCGCCGCACCTGCGAGGAACTGATCGAGGAACAGCATCGGGCGTCCGTGCTGCGCGCGCATGCACTCGAACCGCGGCATCGCATCCTGCTCGTCGGGCCCCCGGGAAACGGAAAAACCTCCCTCGCCGAGGCGATTGCGGAAGCGCTGGCGACGCCGTTCTTCGTCGTGCGGTACGAGGCGCTGATCGGCAGCTTTCTCGGTGAGACCGCCTCGCGGCTCAAGCGCGTCTTCGACTACGCCCGGACCACCCCGTGCGTCCTGTTCTTCGACGAGTTCGACGCCGTCGGCAAGGAGCGCGGCGACGTCCACGAGACCGGCGAGATCAAGCGCGTCGTCTCCTCCCTGCTGATGCAGGTCGACGACCTGCCGAGCTATACGGTCGTCGTCGCCGCGACCAATCACGCCGAGCTTCTCGACCGGGCGGCGTGGCGCCGCTTCCAGGTACGGCTCGCGCTGGATGCACCGACGCGCGCCGATCTGACCGCCTATCTCGCCCGATTCGCCAACTCGCTCGATGAACCACTGGGGCGGACGCCCGCCACGATTGCCAAGAGCCTCGGCGCGGTCAGCTACGCCGAGGCCGAGGAGTTCTGTCGAGACGTGCGCCGGCACCTGGTACTCGCGATGGGAGCAAAGCCGCTCCGGGCGATCGTTGCCGAGCGGCTGAAGCTCTGGAGGGAACGGCTGCGGGCCTCTGCGAACGGAGATGCAACGGATGGCGGAGTTCCCGCTACTACCGATCCCCACCCCGGTTCCTGA
- a CDS encoding helix-turn-helix domain-containing protein — protein sequence MTVTEAARRLGVGRPALSNLLNGRAALSQEMALRLEGTFGADRARLLALQAASDRDRRSVEDRAVAVGTYAPSFLTIKAREIVDWAAGNIRAREHLPVLLRRLIHATGRELRHVDFPGYDNAQRHGWDGWIEAGAATPWVPEGRSGWEFGVDQRPGAKADRDYQARLNTISPAERAECTFVFVTPRNWEGKERWALGKEAAGDWKAVRALDASDLEQWLETTIAPRIWLAEQLEIPTEGFETLGRSWRLWAEASNPPLTPAIFGPSVAAHVKDFKKWLETARPDRPFTVAADSRDEAVAFVACLLWHEDVPEHDRDRAVVFTEASTLRTLAQSSSPFIPIVHSEEAEREIATLYRHRHCIVVRPRNAVDREPDIAVELLGHAAFEEALADMGIERDRFDRLASESGRSPTVLRRRLSRVPAVRTPPWAGDREVARSLIPMVLVGAWHTGSKADCEVLAALAGHDYEEIEKNITDLLQRDDCPVWSVGQYRGVVSKIDALYTVSPWMTAKDVTNFVEFAEYVLSESDPALELPEDQRWFAGIYGKVREHSNALRTGVCETLVTLSVHGNALFQKRLGIDVREYVADLVKRLLTPFTGDKLRSHDRDLPGYAEAAPEEFLSLLEGDLKGPKPVLRELLRPVGPGFFEHPARTGILWALERLAWNPQILMRVVLILAELSQTKIDDNWANKPIGSLSAIFRSWIPQTATPIDDRIKALETVCLRFPGIGWEICIQQFDGRQQVAFPNARPRWRNDAAGAGHGVTRGEWGKFVRKALDLAISRPKHDKKTLGALVERLYGIPTDEDRIRVWNLIDSWSQAEKNEKAKAGLRDQIRRTVLTRRGLLRGIEAGQRDRARETCEKLAARDPVRRHAWLFADAWVEYSADELDEDDLDFEKREKLVDGLRREAMGEIWSARGHDGVLALMKDCDAWTVGHYAAVCATGHGAAPDVLRACLSTTTTQTQEKQDDFMRGFLREVDENSRSKLICALAESTDVDEIGRLFKCAPFRDQTWRLLDRQDWRVRRRYWHTAFPTPARFTESEATELVDRLLEAERPREAFFAVRLDWDKVETSHLKRLLIAVAEADIQPAGHFDIRSWHLSKALDALDGRPGVTVDEMAQLEFKFIQMLGHGPNLERKVSESPAMFVQAVALVFKRKDDGQDPPEWRVDDAGRRASLQNAAFRLLEQVTRVPGADDEGRVDAHALSQWVAEARRLCGEYGRATIGDQQIGELLSRAPSEKDGPWPCRAVCEVLETIASQDIAAGFEMGVYNARGVHSRSLDEGGRQERELSARYRGWAAQLVFDYPYVASILERIAKGYDRDAVREDSEVLVMKRLEH from the coding sequence ATGACGGTGACTGAAGCTGCCCGCCGATTGGGGGTCGGCAGGCCCGCACTGTCGAATCTGCTGAACGGCAGGGCGGCGCTGTCCCAGGAGATGGCCCTGCGGTTGGAAGGAACGTTCGGTGCCGACCGAGCGAGACTGCTGGCGCTTCAGGCCGCGTCCGACCGCGACCGCCGCAGTGTCGAAGACCGGGCCGTCGCGGTGGGTACCTACGCGCCGAGCTTCCTCACGATCAAGGCGCGGGAGATCGTCGACTGGGCGGCGGGGAACATCCGGGCGCGCGAGCATCTGCCGGTGCTGTTGCGGCGACTGATCCATGCGACCGGCCGCGAACTGCGCCACGTGGACTTCCCCGGTTACGACAACGCACAGCGGCACGGCTGGGACGGTTGGATCGAAGCGGGCGCGGCGACGCCGTGGGTCCCGGAAGGTAGGTCGGGATGGGAGTTCGGCGTCGACCAGCGCCCAGGCGCCAAGGCTGATCGCGATTACCAGGCTCGTCTCAACACGATCTCCCCGGCGGAACGGGCGGAGTGCACCTTCGTGTTCGTGACGCCGCGCAACTGGGAGGGCAAGGAACGCTGGGCGCTCGGCAAGGAGGCTGCCGGCGACTGGAAGGCGGTGCGGGCGCTCGATGCGAGCGACCTCGAACAGTGGCTGGAGACCACGATCGCGCCGCGCATCTGGCTCGCCGAACAGTTGGAGATTCCCACGGAGGGTTTCGAGACGCTCGGCCGTTCCTGGCGTCTGTGGGCCGAGGCCAGCAATCCGCCGCTGACGCCCGCGATCTTCGGACCGTCCGTCGCCGCCCATGTAAAGGATTTCAAGAAGTGGCTGGAGACTGCGCGCCCCGACCGCCCCTTCACCGTCGCTGCCGATTCCAGGGACGAGGCCGTCGCGTTCGTCGCGTGCCTGTTGTGGCACGAGGACGTGCCCGAGCACGATCGGGATCGAGCCGTCGTCTTCACGGAGGCGAGCACGCTGAGAACGCTGGCGCAGTCGTCCTCTCCGTTCATTCCGATCGTGCACAGCGAGGAAGCCGAGCGCGAGATTGCCACGCTATACCGCCATCGTCATTGCATCGTCGTGAGGCCACGCAATGCAGTCGACCGGGAACCGGATATTGCCGTCGAACTGCTCGGTCACGCGGCGTTCGAGGAGGCGCTCGCCGACATGGGCATCGAGCGGGATCGCTTCGACCGGCTGGCGAGCGAATCGGGCCGCTCGCCGACCGTGCTGCGGAGGAGGCTGTCGCGGGTCCCCGCGGTCAGGACGCCGCCGTGGGCCGGAGACCGGGAAGTCGCGAGGAGTCTGATCCCGATGGTTCTTGTCGGCGCATGGCACACCGGGTCGAAGGCCGATTGCGAGGTCCTTGCGGCGCTGGCAGGCCACGACTACGAGGAGATCGAGAAGAACATCACCGACCTGCTCCAACGCGACGATTGCCCGGTCTGGTCTGTTGGGCAGTATCGCGGCGTCGTTTCCAAAATCGATGCCTTGTATACCGTCAGTCCTTGGATGACGGCCAAGGACGTCACGAACTTCGTGGAGTTCGCCGAGTACGTTCTGTCCGAGTCCGATCCCGCGCTGGAACTTCCGGAGGACCAGCGTTGGTTCGCGGGCATCTACGGCAAGGTGCGCGAACACTCGAACGCGTTGCGGACCGGCGTCTGCGAGACGCTGGTGACGCTGTCGGTTCATGGGAACGCCCTGTTCCAGAAACGTCTCGGTATAGACGTGCGTGAGTACGTCGCAGACCTCGTCAAGCGCCTCCTCACGCCCTTCACGGGCGACAAGCTGCGATCGCACGACCGTGACCTTCCGGGGTACGCGGAGGCCGCTCCGGAAGAATTTCTCAGCTTGCTCGAAGGGGATCTCAAGGGGCCGAAGCCGGTCTTGCGGGAGCTTCTGAGGCCGGTGGGCCCCGGTTTTTTCGAGCATCCTGCGCGCACGGGGATCCTGTGGGCGCTGGAGCGCCTTGCCTGGAACCCGCAGATTCTCATGCGCGTCGTGCTCATCCTTGCCGAGCTCTCGCAAACGAAGATCGACGACAACTGGGCCAACAAACCAATCGGCAGTCTCTCTGCGATATTCCGCTCATGGATACCTCAAACGGCCACGCCGATCGACGATAGAATCAAGGCACTTGAGACGGTTTGCCTGCGCTTTCCCGGCATCGGCTGGGAGATTTGTATTCAGCAGTTTGACGGCCGTCAGCAGGTCGCCTTCCCCAACGCCCGACCACGTTGGCGGAACGACGCGGCAGGAGCCGGTCACGGGGTTACCCGAGGGGAATGGGGTAAGTTCGTCCGGAAGGCGCTCGATCTCGCGATTTCAAGGCCGAAGCATGACAAGAAGACACTGGGCGCTCTGGTTGAGCGTCTTTATGGCATACCGACCGATGAAGATCGAATTCGGGTATGGAACCTGATCGATTCCTGGTCCCAGGCCGAAAAGAACGAGAAGGCGAAAGCGGGGCTGCGTGATCAGATTCGCCGTACGGTTCTGACCCGGCGGGGACTTCTCCGCGGCATCGAGGCCGGCCAGAGAGACAGAGCGCGCGAGACCTGTGAGAAACTCGCGGCACGCGACCCGGTTCGCCGTCATGCGTGGCTCTTCGCAGATGCATGGGTGGAGTATTCTGCCGATGAACTTGATGAAGACGATCTCGACTTCGAGAAGCGGGAGAAGCTAGTCGATGGACTTCGCCGAGAGGCGATGGGAGAAATCTGGTCCGCGCGTGGACATGACGGCGTTCTTGCCCTCATGAAGGACTGCGATGCCTGGACGGTCGGGCACTACGCCGCGGTTTGCGCAACCGGGCACGGGGCGGCCCCCGATGTTCTTCGAGCCTGTCTGTCGACGACAACAACACAGACTCAAGAAAAGCAGGACGACTTCATGCGTGGGTTCCTGCGCGAGGTTGACGAGAACTCGCGTTCGAAGCTCATCTGCGCTCTTGCCGAGAGCACTGACGTTGATGAGATCGGTCGCCTCTTCAAATGCGCCCCGTTCCGCGACCAGACGTGGCGTCTCCTCGACCGGCAGGATTGGCGCGTACGACGGCGGTACTGGCATACCGCCTTTCCGACGCCGGCGCGTTTTACGGAGTCCGAGGCGACCGAGCTCGTCGATCGCCTCTTGGAGGCCGAGCGTCCACGAGAGGCTTTCTTTGCTGTGCGACTTGACTGGGATAAGGTGGAGACTTCCCATTTGAAACGCCTCCTGATCGCCGTGGCTGAAGCCGATATCCAGCCGGCCGGCCATTTCGATATCCGGTCCTGGCACCTTTCGAAAGCACTCGATGCACTCGATGGACGTCCGGGCGTCACGGTGGATGAGATGGCGCAACTGGAGTTCAAGTTCATACAGATGCTCGGTCACGGTCCCAATCTCGAAAGGAAGGTCAGCGAGTCGCCAGCCATGTTCGTGCAGGCTGTCGCTCTCGTTTTCAAGCGTAAGGACGATGGTCAGGACCCGCCGGAGTGGCGCGTTGACGACGCCGGCCGTCGCGCTTCCCTGCAGAACGCCGCATTCCGATTGCTTGAACAGGTCACGCGCGTACCCGGCGCGGACGACGAAGGACGCGTCGACGCCCATGCGTTGAGCCAGTGGGTCGCCGAGGCGCGACGCTTATGCGGGGAGTATGGCCGAGCCACGATCGGCGACCAGCAGATCGGCGAACTCTTGTCGCGGGCGCCGTCCGAGAAGGACGGTCCGTGGCCTTGTCGGGCGGTCTGCGAGGTCTTGGAGACCATCGCTTCTCAGGACATCGCGGCGGGCTTTGAGATGGGCGTATACAACGCTCGCGGCGTCCACTCGCGCAGCCTAGACGAGGGTGGCAGACAGGAGCGGGAGTTGTCGGCTAGGTATCGAGGGTGGGCGGCACAGTTGGTCTTCGACTACCCTTACGTCGCCAGCATCCTTGAACGTATCGCCAAAGGCTACGATCGAGACGCCGTGCGTGAGGACTCCGAGGTTCTCGTGATGAAGCGCCTGGAGCATTGA
- a CDS encoding type II toxin-antitoxin system HicA family toxin: MGRLAGFRYRDVARRLRRAGYRFDRPGPGSHEVWRHERTGRKVTLPRHDGDMAEGTLRAILREAGIDVREFLAG, from the coding sequence ATGGGACGGCTCGCCGGTTTCCGGTACCGGGACGTGGCGCGTCGGTTGCGACGTGCGGGCTACCGGTTCGATCGGCCCGGGCCGGGAAGCCACGAAGTGTGGCGTCACGAGCGGACTGGCCGGAAGGTCACGCTCCCGCGCCATGACGGCGACATGGCGGAGGGTACTCTTCGCGCGATTCTTCGTGAGGCGGGCATCGACGTTCGCGAGTTCCTGGCCGGCTGA
- a CDS encoding type II toxin-antitoxin system HicB family antitoxin — protein sequence MTEATIRLHIERLPGAGFLATSPDVPGLVAEGRSVAEATEIAQGLARKIAESCIEHGDPLPPALTRLQEPETGLDLLVPVSVP from the coding sequence ATGACCGAAGCAACGATTCGACTTCACATAGAGCGACTGCCCGGCGCAGGCTTCCTCGCCACGAGCCCCGACGTTCCCGGTCTGGTCGCGGAAGGGCGCAGCGTCGCCGAGGCCACCGAAATCGCCCAGGGACTCGCCCGGAAGATCGCCGAGTCGTGCATCGAGCACGGTGATCCACTCCCCCCCGCGTTGACCCGGCTTCAGGAGCCGGAAACCGGGTTGGATCTGTTGGTGCCCGTCAGCGTCCCGTAG
- a CDS encoding Uma2 family endonuclease — translation MSRPRATYQDVLDAPPHRVAEIVDGVLHTNPRPAMPHALATSSLGHDLSGPFQFGRGGPGGWWIIDEPELHLGEDIIVPDLAGWRRERMPDFPDAAYCTLAPDWVCEVLSPSTRKLDLHGKRPVYAREGIEHLWLVEPADRALEAFELRDGEWVLIATAQDNAPVRIRPFEAVTFSLGDLWP, via the coding sequence ATGTCGCGACCGCGGGCGACCTACCAGGACGTGCTGGACGCTCCGCCGCATCGCGTCGCCGAAATCGTCGACGGCGTGCTCCACACCAACCCGCGGCCGGCCATGCCGCACGCGCTGGCCACCTCGTCGCTGGGCCACGACCTGTCGGGTCCCTTCCAGTTCGGCCGCGGCGGACCGGGCGGCTGGTGGATCATCGACGAGCCGGAGTTGCACCTGGGCGAGGACATCATCGTCCCCGACCTCGCCGGTTGGCGCCGGGAGCGGATGCCAGACTTTCCCGATGCGGCGTACTGCACGCTGGCGCCGGACTGGGTGTGCGAGGTGCTCTCGCCCTCGACCCGCAAGCTCGACCTGCACGGCAAGCGCCCGGTCTATGCGCGGGAGGGAATCGAGCATCTGTGGCTCGTCGAACCCGCGGATCGCGCCCTGGAAGCGTTCGAACTGCGCGACGGGGAGTGGGTGCTGATCGCAACCGCCCAGGACAATGCTCCGGTCCGAATCCGCCCCTTCGAGGCGGTCACTTTCAGCCTCGGCGATCTGTGGCCCTGA